A genomic window from Planococcus rifietoensis includes:
- a CDS encoding AbgT family transporter, with protein sequence MATPTEQQDKKGFLNFIEKWGNRLPDPFFIFVYLAVFVVLLSWLVSSLGTTVVHPGTGEELAIQSIVSGEGIRYILAETINNFTGFAPLGLVLVMMLGIGLAERVGLMETAIKKSILNAPKSLITYAVIFTGIMGNLASDAAFILVPPLAAMVFASVGRHPLAGLAAGFAGTGAGFTANILITGTDALLSGISTEAARTIDDTMIVTPVDNWYFMSASVVVMAIVGAIITEKLIEPRLGKYTGRTDNSFEPVTKQENKGLLNALIAGAVYIGLIALLLFFPGSPVRNEDGGIIPSPFLSGIVPIILFFFITVAVAYGITVKKITESKDIPAYMGDAIKDMSGYIVLIFAAAQFISYFNWSNLGIWLAVNSAEFLTSINMTGLPVMVGFSILAALLNLLIFSGSAQWALMAPIFIPMFMLLDYHPAFVQLAFRIADSSTNIITPLNPYILIVLAFMREYDKKAGLGTLISLMLPYSLIFFGVWLVMMIIFALTGLPIGPGISLRM encoded by the coding sequence ATGGCAACACCGACAGAGCAACAAGACAAAAAAGGATTTTTGAATTTCATTGAAAAGTGGGGCAACCGCTTGCCCGATCCATTCTTCATTTTTGTATACTTAGCAGTTTTTGTCGTTTTGCTGTCATGGCTGGTCAGTTCGCTCGGGACGACCGTTGTTCATCCGGGAACGGGCGAAGAACTGGCAATTCAAAGCATCGTCTCAGGGGAAGGGATCCGTTATATCCTCGCAGAGACGATCAATAACTTCACCGGCTTTGCGCCGCTCGGACTCGTGCTTGTCATGATGCTCGGCATTGGTTTGGCTGAACGTGTCGGGCTGATGGAGACCGCCATCAAAAAATCCATCCTGAATGCACCGAAATCACTGATCACTTATGCGGTCATTTTCACAGGGATCATGGGGAACTTGGCGTCAGACGCTGCCTTTATCTTGGTGCCGCCTCTTGCGGCAATGGTCTTCGCCTCTGTTGGCAGGCATCCGCTCGCCGGACTTGCAGCAGGGTTTGCCGGAACGGGCGCAGGGTTCACTGCGAACATCCTGATTACCGGAACAGATGCATTGCTATCCGGGATTTCCACAGAAGCTGCCAGAACCATCGACGATACCATGATCGTAACGCCTGTCGATAACTGGTATTTCATGAGCGCATCCGTTGTCGTTATGGCGATTGTCGGGGCGATCATCACTGAAAAGCTGATTGAACCGCGCCTTGGCAAGTACACGGGCAGAACCGATAATTCATTTGAACCTGTGACAAAACAAGAAAACAAAGGCTTGCTAAATGCGTTGATCGCAGGGGCCGTCTACATCGGCTTGATCGCTTTGCTGCTATTCTTCCCAGGCTCGCCTGTCCGCAACGAAGACGGTGGGATCATCCCGTCGCCCTTCTTATCTGGCATCGTGCCAATTATCCTGTTTTTCTTCATTACAGTGGCCGTTGCCTACGGCATCACGGTCAAGAAAATCACTGAATCAAAAGACATTCCTGCTTATATGGGAGATGCCATCAAGGACATGTCCGGCTATATCGTCTTGATCTTTGCTGCAGCCCAGTTCATTAGTTATTTTAATTGGAGCAACCTGGGCATCTGGCTTGCTGTCAACAGCGCTGAATTCTTGACGAGCATCAATATGACAGGCTTGCCGGTCATGGTCGGCTTCAGTATTCTTGCCGCCCTATTGAACCTATTGATTTTCAGCGGATCCGCACAATGGGCGTTGATGGCGCCGATCTTCATCCCAATGTTCATGCTGCTGGATTATCATCCCGCATTTGTCCAATTGGCATTCCGCATCGCGGATTCATCGACGAACATCATCACGCCGCTCAATCCATATATTTTGATCGTGCTTGCCTTCATGCGCGAATACGACAAAAAAGCGGGCCTCGGCACCTTAATTTCTTTGATGCTGCCGTATAGCCTCATATTCTTTGGCGTATGGCTTGTTATGATGATCATCTTTGCATTGACTGGGCTGCCGATCGGCCCTGGGATCAGCTTGCGTATGTAA
- a CDS encoding M20 family metallo-hydrolase, translating to MNNWLVEQLQRMNLSDVLVQPQGFTREGYTAEETEAIEAFKAIAEELGLDVSVDAAGNAIARWNVTGGHAAVATGSHLDTVPNGGAFDGGAGVVCGLGAVKMLKEADFKPQRPIEIICFRSEESSRFGVSTIGSKAMSGILDPSIGTLEDQHGITLAQAVESQGFVWQELVNAKRSKDELQCFIELHIEQGMHIVNHEKDYGVVKGVACPVRLAVTFHGKAGHTGTTPMDQRQDALAAAAPFISFVQETALQMNDAYEKSLVATVSTLTASPNSMNVIPQTVTAGVDIRSVDDVLKNKMADAVRSEAKRIAETTGVQIDIEVLVDNPSVLLDDGIAQQLVDAGDHEAYLAHRMDSGAGHDVMNMAQTWPSGLLFIPCKDGLSHHPDEFASAEDLKMGVELLSRFLMEATGHDGKR from the coding sequence GTGAATAACTGGCTCGTTGAGCAATTGCAACGGATGAACTTAAGCGATGTACTGGTCCAGCCGCAAGGGTTTACGCGGGAAGGCTATACAGCGGAAGAAACGGAGGCCATCGAAGCTTTTAAAGCAATCGCTGAAGAATTGGGACTCGACGTTTCAGTAGACGCTGCAGGAAATGCTATCGCCCGCTGGAACGTCACGGGTGGGCATGCGGCAGTAGCAACAGGGTCCCACCTCGACACTGTGCCAAACGGCGGGGCGTTCGACGGCGGCGCCGGTGTTGTCTGCGGGCTTGGCGCCGTCAAAATGTTGAAGGAAGCCGATTTTAAACCGCAGCGGCCTATCGAAATCATTTGCTTCCGTTCTGAAGAATCCTCGCGTTTTGGGGTCTCGACAATCGGCAGTAAAGCAATGAGCGGAATATTGGATCCATCTATTGGCACACTCGAAGACCAGCATGGCATCACGCTCGCGCAAGCGGTCGAAAGCCAAGGGTTTGTGTGGCAGGAACTGGTGAATGCAAAGCGTTCAAAAGACGAGTTGCAATGCTTTATCGAACTGCATATCGAACAAGGGATGCACATCGTCAATCACGAGAAAGATTATGGAGTCGTTAAAGGCGTCGCTTGTCCCGTCCGTTTGGCGGTCACGTTCCATGGAAAAGCGGGACACACGGGAACGACGCCGATGGACCAAAGGCAAGATGCACTGGCTGCCGCCGCGCCGTTCATTTCATTCGTCCAGGAGACGGCGCTTCAAATGAATGACGCCTACGAAAAATCGCTGGTCGCGACCGTTTCGACCTTGACGGCTTCACCGAATTCGATGAACGTCATTCCGCAAACGGTCACGGCAGGCGTCGATATCCGCAGTGTGGATGATGTATTGAAAAACAAGATGGCAGATGCCGTACGGAGCGAAGCGAAGCGCATCGCAGAAACAACAGGCGTGCAGATCGATATCGAAGTGCTGGTCGACAACCCATCCGTGTTGCTCGATGACGGAATCGCCCAACAATTGGTCGATGCTGGCGACCATGAAGCTTATTTGGCACATCGAATGGACAGCGGCGCCGGACATGATGTCATGAACATGGCACAAACTTGGCCAAGCGGGTTGCTGTTTATTCCCTGCAAGGATGGATTAAGCCACCACCCCGACGAATTCGCGAGCGCTGAAGATTTGAAGATGGGCGTCGAATTATTGTCCCGCTTCTTGATGGAGGCCACCGGACATGACGGAAAACGTTAA
- a CDS encoding acyltransferase family protein: protein MRRKLVLIQLSRALVPLLVMLHHLSTTMMDYYGFNIWNLAYLPLTGGVYYFFSLSGFMAYYIYRQKFGKKGQLTDFLINRFIRIYPLYWVVTLVFLILAFLLPWFATGAERDMAVILTSIFLVPNPEWQDPFLIVAWSLEYTIYFYLMFSVLFLSPRWIGKALFTAWGILSLLGVLGIVYIDHFLFDFLFASYNLMFIAGVFCAWLILHANIPVLIGYLFMACGLIGFPVTWVNALNPFMEVSFEMSASISIMLLLIGLGVVDLKKDVNIPNAFHQLGNAAFAIYLVHNVVLDVFSEWMDQAGLHDVLGNVGMSIVLVALMMFFGVLAHFKLELPLHRLFKGWLQKNKMPAVTASETDAATKNT from the coding sequence GTGAGAAGAAAGCTGGTGCTGATTCAATTGTCCAGGGCATTGGTGCCGTTATTGGTCATGCTTCACCATTTATCGACGACCATGATGGATTACTACGGATTCAATATATGGAACCTGGCCTATTTGCCATTGACCGGCGGCGTCTATTATTTCTTTTCCTTGTCGGGGTTCATGGCGTACTATATTTACCGTCAAAAATTCGGCAAGAAAGGGCAATTAACGGATTTTTTGATTAACCGGTTTATCCGTATCTATCCACTGTATTGGGTCGTGACTTTGGTGTTCTTGATCTTGGCATTCCTGTTGCCCTGGTTCGCGACAGGGGCGGAGCGGGACATGGCGGTCATTTTAACGTCGATCTTTCTGGTTCCAAATCCTGAATGGCAAGATCCGTTCTTGATTGTGGCATGGTCGTTGGAATACACCATTTATTTTTATTTGATGTTTTCTGTGCTGTTTTTAAGTCCGCGCTGGATCGGCAAGGCGCTCTTCACCGCCTGGGGCATCCTTTCGCTTTTGGGCGTCCTTGGCATTGTCTATATTGATCATTTTTTATTCGATTTTCTGTTTGCTTCCTATAACTTGATGTTTATCGCGGGTGTGTTTTGTGCGTGGTTGATTCTTCATGCCAACATACCGGTCCTCATCGGCTATCTATTCATGGCATGTGGATTGATCGGTTTTCCTGTGACGTGGGTGAATGCGTTGAACCCCTTCATGGAAGTCAGTTTTGAAATGAGCGCAAGCATCTCGATCATGTTGTTGTTGATTGGACTTGGCGTGGTCGATTTGAAAAAGGATGTCAACATCCCCAACGCGTTCCATCAACTCGGCAATGCTGCATTTGCGATTTATCTCGTCCACAATGTCGTGCTCGATGTATTCTCCGAGTGGATGGACCAAGCCGGTTTGCATGACGTATTGGGTAACGTCGGCATGAGCATCGTGCTCGTCGCTTTAATGATGTTTTTCGGGGTTCTGGCACACTTCAAACTCGAGCTGCCGCTGCACCGGCTCTTTAAAGGCTGGCTGCAGAAAAATAAAATGCCTGCAGTTACGGCGAGTGAAACAGACGCTGCGACGAAAAATACTTAA
- a CDS encoding cytochrome c oxidase assembly protein, with protein MHRYLFWFAGVIAAGASLVGPLANAAHTSFSFHMTGHLLLGMLAPLLLLHGKPLTLVMRGLPTQSARRLSRLLNSQFIAVASHPASTALLNFGGLFILYRTDLFVLMHQSTGVYALVHIHILLAGYMFTWSILYTDLTAHRHSFRLRAAVLVVALASHKVLAKLLYAMLPAGITTSDGQMGALIMYYGGDVIDLALIILFCYSWYKATAPGRITRAV; from the coding sequence ATGCACCGGTACCTGTTTTGGTTTGCTGGCGTGATCGCGGCAGGCGCTTCATTAGTCGGCCCTTTGGCGAACGCAGCACACACCAGTTTTTCCTTCCATATGACTGGGCATTTGCTGCTTGGCATGCTGGCACCGCTATTATTGCTGCATGGCAAACCGTTGACTTTGGTGATGAGGGGCTTGCCGACCCAATCCGCGCGTCGCCTGAGCCGTTTGTTGAATAGCCAATTCATTGCAGTCGCAAGCCATCCTGCCAGCACCGCGTTGTTGAATTTCGGCGGCTTGTTTATTCTGTATAGAACGGATTTATTCGTCTTGATGCACCAATCGACAGGGGTTTACGCTTTAGTCCATATTCATATTTTGTTGGCAGGATATATGTTCACGTGGTCGATTTTATATACCGACTTGACTGCCCATCGGCATTCGTTCCGTTTGCGCGCAGCGGTCTTGGTTGTAGCGCTAGCAAGCCATAAAGTGTTGGCGAAATTGCTTTACGCTATGCTCCCTGCTGGAATCACGACCAGTGACGGGCAAATGGGAGCGCTAATCATGTATTATGGCGGAGATGTTATCGATCTGGCCCTTATCATCCTTTTTTGCTATAGCTGGTATAAAGCCACCGCGCCTGGTCGAATCACCCGTGCGGTTTGA
- a CDS encoding DUF2243 domain-containing protein translates to MASKKQEIADETARKLQKQNFWSGVLFGIGSMAFVDEVIFHQLLQWHHFYDLATPQIGIFADGLLNSFAWVAAIGGLFMFADLRRRHAVRLRYWIASVLMGAGGFQLFDGIIDHKVFRTHQVRYQVELWPYDLSWNLFGAALLIAGVFLAKSAKERRSA, encoded by the coding sequence ATGGCAAGTAAGAAACAGGAAATCGCAGATGAAACAGCCCGTAAACTCCAAAAACAGAATTTCTGGTCCGGCGTATTGTTCGGGATCGGCTCGATGGCGTTCGTCGATGAAGTGATCTTCCACCAATTGCTTCAATGGCATCATTTCTATGATTTGGCGACACCGCAAATCGGTATTTTTGCCGATGGTTTGTTGAATTCTTTTGCCTGGGTTGCAGCGATTGGCGGGCTATTCATGTTTGCAGACTTGAGAAGGCGGCACGCGGTCCGCCTGCGGTATTGGATTGCCTCAGTCCTTATGGGTGCAGGGGGATTTCAGCTGTTTGATGGGATCATAGACCATAAGGTGTTTAGGACCCACCAAGTCCGTTATCAGGTCGAATTATGGCCCTATGACTTGAGCTGGAATTTATTTGGCGCAGCTTTGCTCATTGCGGGGGTGTTCCTTGCAAAATCCGCCAAGGAAAGGCGGTCCGCATAA
- a CDS encoding LacI family DNA-binding transcriptional regulator: MVSTTEVAKHAGVSQTTVSRVLNRPEQVKKETYDKVMQALAELDYGNDSAAHAQPAETPKHIAVLFAEDCAPEEFARLREFTESAQASGYELTGHALIGSESTEDSKAFVKGVAGVIGIGSLPVELKEYLKEASPYLQAEEAVNAMKPFDGRKAAYLATSHLAEKDHQQIAWIGSDLPDSGERLRGYYEALAHHQLKLRKKRIHSTQSPADFDAIAAELRSFKKPTSAFVAASYEDGLQLLNSLKSAGFKVPKDISIVVVGEPAEGDDAELTAVKPPSAAQPFAQQVVDRLLEQIEGSEMEPSAIEDELQLINGNTVKKFKERQKNKA, from the coding sequence ATGGTATCGACCACAGAAGTTGCAAAACATGCAGGAGTCTCTCAAACGACGGTGTCGCGGGTGTTGAATCGGCCAGAGCAAGTCAAAAAGGAAACATACGACAAAGTGATGCAAGCCTTAGCTGAATTGGATTACGGAAATGACAGTGCAGCTCATGCACAACCCGCAGAGACACCAAAACATATCGCCGTACTGTTTGCGGAGGATTGCGCACCTGAAGAATTCGCCCGCTTGCGCGAATTTACCGAATCGGCACAGGCATCGGGCTATGAGCTGACGGGCCATGCATTGATTGGCAGTGAATCGACGGAAGACAGCAAGGCTTTCGTAAAGGGAGTTGCTGGCGTCATCGGCATCGGCAGCCTTCCGGTTGAATTGAAGGAATATTTGAAAGAAGCAAGTCCTTATTTGCAAGCCGAAGAAGCAGTAAATGCTATGAAACCTTTTGATGGGCGGAAAGCGGCATACCTTGCCACAAGCCATCTTGCTGAAAAAGACCATCAGCAAATTGCTTGGATTGGGAGCGATCTGCCGGATAGCGGCGAAAGGCTGCGAGGCTACTATGAAGCTTTAGCGCATCATCAATTGAAGCTGCGCAAAAAACGCATCCATTCGACACAAAGCCCCGCCGATTTCGATGCCATTGCGGCTGAATTGCGTTCATTCAAAAAACCGACCAGTGCGTTTGTTGCCGCGAGCTATGAAGACGGGCTGCAATTACTCAATTCATTGAAAAGCGCTGGATTCAAAGTGCCAAAAGACATCAGCATCGTAGTGGTGGGGGAACCTGCAGAAGGGGATGACGCTGAATTGACGGCCGTCAAGCCGCCATCCGCTGCACAGCCATTTGCCCAGCAAGTGGTGGATCGCTTGCTTGAGCAGATCGAAGGAAGCGAGATGGAGCCGTCAGCTATCGAGGACGAGTTGCAACTTATCAATGGCAACACCGTGAAAAAGTTTAAAGAGCGGCAAAAAAATAAAGCCTAA
- a CDS encoding SGNH/GDSL hydrolase family protein, which yields MGNNFRSSALYQKALRRKKRNAAKPRKIDKIVILGDSVAYGYGTKGGIARHLEDSFPDSEVMNFGINGLTSDGLVERLRGDYWQAELGKADLVLLNIGGNDLLRQYKGGGASELIRQFAALKKKYRRNLLEIYGAIQKGNEEVLIVQNSLYNSMKKEVQYFGFTNLLFRMWNSAIGAKGVIVTNTRKMGKVPSIWLDSIHPNEEGYAIMHQLLLETLQTTGIAVAKERR from the coding sequence TTGGGCAATAATTTCCGGTCAAGTGCCCTTTATCAAAAGGCACTCAGACGTAAAAAACGCAATGCGGCCAAGCCGCGAAAGATAGATAAAATTGTCATTCTCGGCGACTCCGTAGCATATGGCTACGGGACGAAAGGCGGGATTGCAAGACATTTGGAAGACAGTTTTCCCGATAGCGAAGTGATGAACTTCGGCATCAATGGTTTGACGAGCGATGGCCTCGTTGAACGGCTGCGGGGCGATTATTGGCAGGCGGAATTGGGCAAAGCCGATCTTGTGCTATTGAATATTGGCGGCAACGATTTGCTGCGTCAATACAAAGGGGGAGGCGCAAGCGAGTTGATCCGCCAGTTTGCTGCATTGAAAAAGAAATACCGCCGCAATTTATTGGAGATCTACGGAGCTATTCAAAAAGGCAATGAGGAAGTGCTCATCGTCCAGAATAGTTTATATAATTCGATGAAAAAAGAAGTGCAGTATTTCGGTTTTACCAACCTTTTGTTCCGTATGTGGAATTCTGCAATCGGGGCAAAAGGCGTCATCGTCACGAATACACGGAAAATGGGGAAAGTGCCTTCCATTTGGCTCGACTCGATCCACCCGAACGAAGAAGGTTATGCCATTATGCACCAATTGCTGTTGGAAACTTTGCAGACGACCGGCATAGCGGTCGCAAAAGAGCGTCGATAA
- a CDS encoding ion channel: MDQLYLIIGIIIVVLTLTDFIWTTLWVDGGAGPLTHKLTSAYWTLHKQVSRNNSKFLSLAGPIILVSTLATWIFLLWAGWTFIFASSDMIVDTKDGGPLSWVEYAYYAGYLIFTLGNGEFAPDDGIWQIVAIFATGTGMLFITFGVTYLLQVLSAVSEKRSLAASISGIAADPASFVNTAWNGKNFDNLNLLLDTFANELSNAVSKYNAYPVLHYYRSSTHDRSLPVNIVVLDESLTFLQHGIPKDIQPNALLMQELSSSVTSYLDTLHSSSIDASTVVPPHQVLANLDASIPTVDAKSYEKTMESFKLRRRKLLGLVEMTGESWPGTANDLE; this comes from the coding sequence ATGGATCAACTTTATTTAATCATCGGGATTATAATTGTCGTCCTCACATTGACCGATTTCATCTGGACAACTTTATGGGTCGATGGCGGCGCTGGGCCATTGACCCATAAGCTCACTTCCGCCTACTGGACGCTTCATAAGCAAGTAAGCCGGAACAATTCAAAATTCCTGAGCCTTGCGGGGCCGATTATTTTGGTCTCTACCTTGGCAACATGGATTTTTCTGCTCTGGGCTGGCTGGACTTTCATTTTTGCCAGTTCCGATATGATTGTCGATACCAAAGACGGCGGCCCATTGTCGTGGGTTGAATATGCCTATTATGCAGGCTACTTAATCTTTACGCTCGGCAACGGCGAATTCGCACCCGATGATGGCATCTGGCAAATCGTGGCGATTTTTGCAACCGGCACCGGCATGCTATTCATTACCTTCGGCGTGACTTACTTGCTGCAAGTGCTGAGCGCCGTGTCAGAAAAACGTTCTCTTGCAGCGAGCATTAGCGGCATTGCAGCGGATCCAGCTTCCTTCGTCAACACCGCCTGGAACGGGAAAAACTTCGACAATCTTAATCTATTGCTCGATACGTTCGCGAATGAATTAAGCAATGCCGTGTCGAAATACAACGCCTATCCCGTACTCCATTATTACCGCAGTTCGACGCATGACCGATCGTTGCCGGTCAATATTGTTGTGTTGGATGAATCATTGACTTTTTTACAGCATGGCATACCGAAAGACATTCAACCCAATGCCTTATTGATGCAGGAACTTTCAAGCAGCGTCACTAGTTATTTGGATACCTTGCATAGCTCCTCCATCGACGCATCTACCGTAGTTCCTCCCCATCAAGTGCTGGCGAATCTCGACGCGTCGATTCCGACCGTTGATGCAAAATCCTATGAAAAGACAATGGAATCATTTAAACTCCGCAGAAGAAAGCTTCTCGGGCTTGTGGAAATGACGGGTGAATCATGGCCTGGCACAGCAAACGACCTTGAATAA
- a CDS encoding YqcI/YcgG family protein, with translation MQTTIPALLTKEDFTNRNDLPDWLLREYKTFHETVTDKTFPCYFGRSGELKSELRYAYISQNDWSNLPGAVAEFLTLFEDPKHKRHGLFVFVEPFKSEGPLDAYRKQFWEILQYLHDMDDTEWPEQAPRDPDHYLWDFNFKGEPIFIFGNAPAYKQRRTRHLGNSMVLGFQPRRIFEGLTGTEKGGIMSREKVRERVEKWDELPTHPDISHFGDPEHNEWKQFFIGDDVEPVKGKCPFSHKEL, from the coding sequence ATGCAAACGACAATTCCTGCTTTATTGACAAAAGAAGATTTCACAAACCGCAACGACTTGCCTGACTGGTTGCTCCGCGAATACAAAACCTTTCACGAGACGGTCACGGATAAGACCTTCCCGTGCTATTTCGGCAGAAGCGGCGAATTAAAAAGCGAGCTGCGCTATGCATACATAAGCCAAAATGATTGGTCAAATTTGCCGGGAGCCGTAGCAGAATTTTTGACTTTATTTGAAGATCCGAAACATAAACGGCATGGCTTGTTCGTGTTCGTAGAACCATTTAAATCTGAAGGGCCGCTCGATGCTTACCGCAAGCAATTTTGGGAAATCCTCCAGTATCTTCACGACATGGATGATACCGAATGGCCGGAACAGGCGCCGCGGGATCCCGATCATTATTTATGGGATTTCAACTTTAAAGGAGAACCCATTTTCATCTTCGGCAACGCGCCCGCCTATAAACAGCGCCGCACCCGCCACCTTGGCAATTCAATGGTGCTCGGGTTCCAGCCGAGAAGGATCTTCGAAGGGCTGACAGGGACTGAAAAAGGCGGCATTATGTCGCGTGAAAAGGTCCGGGAACGCGTTGAGAAGTGGGATGAATTGCCGACCCATCCGGATATCAGCCATTTTGGCGACCCGGAGCACAATGAATGGAAGCAATTCTTCATCGGTGATGATGTTGAGCCGGTCAAAGGCAAATGCCCGTTTTCGCATAAAGAACTGTAA
- a CDS encoding HNH endonuclease — protein MNSYIVMQGETYREEKRLGIVRAPMKDKSGTTPHSWERVKSLQKGDRTFHYVRGALVAVGTIQEDAREQAAGTPQAEWIAPCEYLELDDPLEIASCIKMVAEHLPIKYSAFQPDGNGNSGYVYPCNEALALVFLELLSSSKWRNIEQLEFVYDAVREEKYNSLTAWMMDSEYLLRRKFRDFKRQFKAVQLERWGNKCALCSLDNPALLKAAYSKPWKDSTDAERVNPANGVLLCANHAALYESGQISFTGVGTLRMSAAIQPQASHYGLKKNMRIAAKDSNTAFFRWHRNNFFVGE, from the coding sequence ATGAATAGCTACATCGTCATGCAGGGGGAAACTTATAGAGAAGAAAAGCGTCTCGGAATTGTCCGGGCGCCTATGAAAGATAAATCGGGAACCACGCCACATTCGTGGGAGCGGGTGAAATCATTGCAAAAAGGGGACCGGACCTTCCATTACGTCAGAGGCGCATTGGTTGCGGTGGGAACCATTCAAGAAGATGCGCGCGAGCAGGCAGCAGGCACACCACAAGCTGAGTGGATTGCACCTTGTGAATACTTGGAACTGGACGACCCATTGGAAATTGCGTCTTGCATTAAAATGGTAGCGGAACATTTGCCGATCAAGTATTCTGCTTTCCAACCGGACGGCAATGGCAACTCAGGCTATGTATACCCATGCAATGAAGCATTGGCGCTGGTGTTTTTGGAATTATTATCGTCCTCGAAATGGCGCAATATCGAGCAATTGGAATTTGTTTACGACGCTGTTCGGGAAGAGAAATACAATTCTTTGACCGCTTGGATGATGGATTCCGAATACTTGCTGCGTCGAAAGTTCAGGGACTTCAAGAGGCAGTTTAAAGCAGTGCAGTTGGAGCGCTGGGGAAATAAATGTGCCCTTTGCAGCCTCGATAATCCTGCATTGCTGAAGGCGGCCTATAGCAAGCCTTGGAAAGACAGCACTGATGCAGAACGGGTCAACCCAGCGAATGGGGTGCTATTATGCGCCAACCACGCAGCGCTTTATGAAAGCGGCCAGATTTCCTTTACCGGTGTAGGCACGCTGAGAATGTCAGCAGCCATTCAACCACAAGCAAGCCATTATGGTTTGAAGAAAAATATGCGCATCGCAGCGAAGGATTCGAATACAGCTTTTTTCAGATGGCATCGTAATAATTTTTTTGTGGGTGAATAA
- a CDS encoding Hsp20/alpha crystallin family protein: MKFMPRKREDFFPKLFQSDLDSDFFDRFFKESNYPQVDVKEADGQYEVVVDVPGFSKDDIQVDFKDGYLSISGKKEESSETSEDEGHYIRKERSFGSFKRSFYVGDVDDQAIKGNFKDGVLQLTVPKPEEKDSGNGKRIEIE, translated from the coding sequence ATGAAATTCATGCCCAGAAAACGGGAGGATTTCTTCCCGAAATTATTCCAAAGCGATTTGGATTCGGATTTCTTTGACCGATTCTTCAAGGAAAGCAATTATCCTCAAGTCGACGTAAAAGAAGCGGACGGGCAGTATGAAGTGGTAGTCGATGTACCAGGTTTTTCAAAAGATGATATCCAGGTCGATTTCAAAGACGGTTATTTATCAATCAGCGGCAAAAAAGAGGAAAGCTCGGAAACTTCGGAAGATGAAGGCCATTACATCCGAAAGGAACGTTCTTTTGGATCGTTTAAGCGCAGTTTTTACGTCGGTGATGTCGATGACCAAGCCATTAAAGGAAACTTCAAAGACGGTGTCTTGCAATTGACTGTGCCAAAACCGGAAGAAAAAGACTCCGGCAATGGCAAACGCATCGAAATCGAGTAA
- a CDS encoding peroxiredoxin family protein produces MIKKAIVGILLVAAIAIIAINFFEQDAQPIDTSESTTSASAQDESLAEGLSQGQVAPDFTLTDQNGETVKLSDYRGKKVILNFWATWCPPCRAEMPHMQEFHENNADGDVVILAVNLTAQDNGDEAIRSFIDQFSLTFSIPMDETGSTAQDYQIRTVPTTYILNTKGEIAQKIVGPMDEQIMKDQTDSID; encoded by the coding sequence ATGATAAAAAAAGCCATCGTCGGCATATTGCTGGTTGCAGCGATTGCCATCATAGCCATCAATTTCTTTGAACAAGATGCTCAGCCAATCGATACGAGCGAATCCACCACTTCCGCAAGCGCACAAGACGAGTCACTTGCCGAAGGCCTCTCGCAAGGGCAGGTAGCACCTGATTTCACATTGACTGATCAAAATGGCGAAACGGTCAAACTATCCGATTACCGCGGCAAAAAAGTCATTTTGAACTTCTGGGCGACCTGGTGTCCCCCATGCCGGGCTGAAATGCCGCATATGCAGGAATTCCATGAAAACAACGCAGATGGAGATGTCGTTATTCTCGCAGTCAACCTGACCGCTCAGGATAACGGCGATGAAGCGATTCGCTCGTTTATCGATCAATTCAGCCTGACGTTCTCGATTCCGATGGACGAAACCGGCAGCACCGCCCAAGATTATCAAATCCGTACCGTGCCGACTACTTACATCCTCAATACGAAAGGCGAAATCGCCCAAAAAATCGTCGGACCCATGGATGAACAAATCATGAAAGACCAGACAGACAGCATCGACTGA